The DNA segment GACTTTACCTTGTTCTTAATCCTTTTTGGACAAAGGTAGACTCTAGTTCGATTTGTAATTCTTCCAAACAAGTCTCATATTCATATATGAAATTGATCACATTTTCGCAAAAGATGTTATTTACGTAAAACCTGAATGCAAAAACCAGTTGCCGCCCATATTCTCGTCTGATTAAATATGGATATGTTTATAGCAAAGTCGATCATAAGAGTTGGATGATTCATACATATTAACATTTGAGGACCAAAACGGATGTTTCTTTCTGTctccaaactttttttttagtcAAATGAAATTCCGTCTCCAAAGCAACACTAAAATTATTCATCGTGGTAATACCATAATTAATCATCAGAcgtttaaaaaaagttaatgcTAAAGGAAAAAGTTTATGGTCTCTCCTTTTGGCAAGTAAATCCTAAGAAAATTGAATggtaattttgttaaaatacttTCATTTGAATTGTAAGCAGGACCAGTTGCCGGCCATATTCTCATCTGATTAAATATGGATATGGTTATAGCAAAGTCGATCATAAGAGTTGGATGATTAAATACATATTAACATTTGATGACAAAAACAGATGTTTCTTTTCGTCTCCAaagtttttttgtcaaatgAAATTCCGCTTCCAAAGTTAACGATAAAGTTATTCATCGTGGTAATAGAATAATTAATCATctgatgttaaaaaaaaagtatgcaaaaggaaaaaaattatggtCTCTCGTTTTGGTAAGTAAATCCTAAGAAAAATTAATCGTGATTTTGTAAAAATACTTTCATTTGAATTGTAAGCAAgacaaccccccccccccccccccccccccccccccccccttctcAAATCTTATACAACAAAGTATTCAAGACAGAAATGCAGCaattaatcaaacaaaacaaaacaaatccaAATCGAAGAAGTCTCGAACACACAAACTGGAGAGTAAAGATTGAGGAGGTAGTTTTTTAATTGTCATTCGTATTTATATTTCTGATATGCTCAAGTAGTTCACGCCTTGTAATGCTTCGTACTGATAGTCCAAATTTACTAGCCTCGTCACGAGATAGTCTAACATTCGATGGAGGTTCTACGATGATCTTCACATTCTCGCAACTCCTTTCAATCATTTTCAAAGCCTTTTGGCTTATTTCAATAGAGTGGCTGATATCGAGCTCCCTAAGCTTAGGGCAGCTGGAAGCTATCTTTGCCATCGATGCATCAGTAACATTTAAGCAGCTCTGAATCCACAAAACATCCAAATTAGGGCAGCTCACAGCTATCTTTGATATTGATGCATCTGTGACACTTAAGCAGCTTTTAAGACATAAAACCTCCAAACTAGGGCATCTGCAAATGAAAAACATGCTACATGTAAACTCAAAAATTAagttcaattttatttaaatatatcaacctaaattatttttatgaaaggTTAATGCTACACATTTGGTCTAATATTTTGACCCGAACAAAACCAGCCAACCAAATGAAccaaaactttttattttcagATCAAATATGGTTATGAGTTAGATTCAATTTGATaagcttttttttaaaaataaaaataattgattagCGGTTTTCTTTGGTAGCGACTTAGTTTAGTTTATAAAAGAATTCAAACCAAGCTAACCGAATTAACCAATATTTCGAATCAAACTAACCAAATTTAACCGAAATTATctgaatttttagttttttaccAGCTTAAACCAAAATCTCATAGAAACCAAAAGACTTCGGTTGAATTCGGCAGAATTTTAGAAATTGAATTAACCGAACTGAAATTTGAAGTTCAGTTCAGTAAGATTTTGGACGAACCAAACTAACTGAAATGGAAATTTCCAAACATATTAAACGGAAATAACCAAACCTAGAGGCCTGCTACAAATAGTGATAGCACATATACCTCTCAGCAGCGTACAACAAAGATTGATCCGAACAGTGCCTAACGCGGATCTCCTTGAGACCACCTTGGCTTCGATCCACAACACACCGGAGAAAGGAGTCAACCTTCTGCTCAAACTCGTAACTAAACCAAAGATTCGAAATCCGAGACCCCTCGAACCAAGTATCTAGATCAAATACCGAGTTGAGAGACGGGTCGTCGCAAGCGTACATCCAAGGCTTGCATACGAGCATTGGTCCTCTCCAACGTTCTTCCATGCTTAGCCGCGAAACTATGTCGATGAGACATTCCTTATTCAACTCTGACCAGTCACGAAGTAAACCAGATCCGATCgcttctttgtttcctt comes from the Brassica napus cultivar Da-Ae chromosome A7, Da-Ae, whole genome shotgun sequence genome and includes:
- the LOC125576432 gene encoding putative F-box/LRR-repeat protein 19; protein product: MMNEAIIRMNDNNEGNKEAIGSGLLRDWSELNKECLIDIVSRLSMEERWRGPMLVCKPWMYACDDPSLNSVFDLDTWFEGSRISNLWFSYEFEQKVDSFLRCVVDRSQGGLKEIRVRHCSDQSLLYAAERCPSLEVLCLKSCLSVTDASISKIAVSCPNLDVLWIQSCLNVTDASMAKIASSCPKLRELDISHSIEISQKALKMIERSCENVKIIVEPPSNVRLSRDEASKFGLSVRSITRRELLEHIRNINTNDN